In Streptomyces rapamycinicus NRRL 5491, the genomic stretch TGGCCAAGCTGAGCGCCCGCGACCGCGCCCAGCTGGTGGTGATCGCCTACGAGACGGGGCTGGTCCGCGCGGGCGCGTAGGGCTGTCCGCCGGACCTTTCCCCTCCCCGCCCCTTCCCACAACTGGGGCTCCGCCCCAGCCCCCGAAGGGGCGCGGGGAACTGCGCGACCAGCCACGATGGTGCCGCAGATGATCGACGGCACTGGCCCCCGGGGTCTGGGGCGGAGCCCCCCACGCGGCGGAGCCGCATATCGTCAGGTGTCGGGAAGGGGCGGGTAGGGGACCAGCCCGCCGCAGGCGTCACGATCGTGCGCCCCGCCCCATCGCCGGACGACGCCGCCTATGGCAGCGCCAACATCCGCTCCAGCGCCAGCTTGGCGAAGTGCTCGGTCTCCTTGTCGACCTGGATGCGGTTGATCACCTTGCCGGCCACCAGCGACTCCAGCGCCCACACCAGATGCGGCAGGTCGATCCGGTTCATGGTCGAGCAGAAGCAGACCGTCTTGTCGAGGAAGACGATCTCCTTGTCCTGGTCGGCGAAACGATTGGCCAGGCGCCGTACGAGGTTCAGCTCGGTGCCGATCGCCCACTTCGAACCGGCGGGGGCGGCCTCCAGGGCCTTGATGATGTACTCGGTCGAGCCCACGTAGTCGGCCGCCGCCACGACCTCGTGCTTGCATTCGGGGTGCACCAGCACGTTCACACCCGGTATGCGCTCGCGCACATCGTTGACCGAGTCCAGTGAGAAGCGGCCGTGCACCGAGCAGTGGCCGCGCCAGAGGATCATCGTGGCGGCGCGCAGCTGCTCGGGGGTGAGCCCGCCGTTCGGCTTGTGCGGGTTGTAGACGACGCAGTCCTCCAGCGACATGCCCATGTCGCGGACCGCCGTATTGCGCCCCAGGTGCTGATCGGGCAGGAACAGCACCTTCTGGCCCTGCTGGAACGCCCACTCCAGCGCCCGCCGGGCATTGGAGGAGGTGCAGATGGTGCCGCCGTGGCGACCGGTGAACGCCTTGATGTCGGCGGAGGAGTTCATGTACGAGACGGGCACCGTCGCATCCGCCACACCGGCCTCGGTGAGCACCTCCCAGCACTCGGCGACCTGCTCGGCCGTGGCCATGTCGGCCATCGAGCAGCCGGCCGCCAGATCGGGGAGGACGACCTGCTGGGCGTCGCCTGTGAGGATGTCGGCGGACTCGGCCATGAAGTGCACACCGCAGAAGACGATGTACTCCGCGTCCGGCCGCGCGGCCGCGTCCCGGGCGAGCTTGAAGGAGTCTCCGGTGACATCAGCGAACTCGATGACCTCGTCGCGCTGGTAGTGGTGGCCGAGCACGAAGACCTTGTCCCCGAGCTTCTCCTTGGCCGCGCGGGCGCGTGCCACCAGATCCGGGTCGGAGGGCGCCGGGAGGTCTCCCGGACACTCCACGCCGCGCTCGCTCCGGGGGTCGGCCTCCCGGCCGAGAAGCAGCAGAGCGAGCGGGG encodes the following:
- the nadA gene encoding quinolinate synthase NadA, with the protein product MRDVTTAQPLDVQPTPLALLLLGREADPRSERGVECPGDLPAPSDPDLVARARAAKEKLGDKVFVLGHHYQRDEVIEFADVTGDSFKLARDAAARPDAEYIVFCGVHFMAESADILTGDAQQVVLPDLAAGCSMADMATAEQVAECWEVLTEAGVADATVPVSYMNSSADIKAFTGRHGGTICTSSNARRALEWAFQQGQKVLFLPDQHLGRNTAVRDMGMSLEDCVVYNPHKPNGGLTPEQLRAATMILWRGHCSVHGRFSLDSVNDVRERIPGVNVLVHPECKHEVVAAADYVGSTEYIIKALEAAPAGSKWAIGTELNLVRRLANRFADQDKEIVFLDKTVCFCSTMNRIDLPHLVWALESLVAGKVINRIQVDKETEHFAKLALERMLALP